In Geotalea uraniireducens, one genomic interval encodes:
- a CDS encoding phosphopantetheine-binding protein has translation MTEQLIPDVKQLIINALRIEGMSPADIDTDAPLFGDGLGLDSIDALQLVVAMEKEFGVVVPDAATGTKVFQSVRTMAEYIAEHRP, from the coding sequence ATGACCGAACAACTGATCCCCGACGTCAAACAGCTGATCATCAATGCCCTGCGCATCGAAGGGATGTCTCCCGCCGACATCGATACCGACGCCCCCCTGTTCGGCGACGGGCTCGGACTCGACTCCATCGATGCCCTGCAGCTGGTGGTTGCCATGGAGAAAGAATTCGGCGTTGTCGTCCCCGATGCCGCCACCGGCACCAAGGTGTTCCAATCGGTACGGACCATGGCCGAATACATCGCGGAACACCGCCCATGA
- a CDS encoding MXAN_5187 C-terminal domain-containing protein — MGTPEDIAQLEQSLNELIIKYEQFFLGLEKREPLRLLETVERLSRKYANVKIVNTMLKFKYNSLVARFCSYKQYWSRIVRLMEEGKYSRDRFRMTMHQRPDAPGDSGLAAPVVDPEEELFRNFVEARKSCSLPADAITREMVKSAIDKQRPAIIAKYGSDAVEFRVVIEDGVPKIRARRRKG, encoded by the coding sequence ATGGGGACACCTGAAGATATCGCGCAGCTGGAACAGAGCCTTAACGAGCTGATTATCAAGTACGAGCAGTTTTTTCTCGGTCTTGAAAAGCGGGAGCCTCTGCGCCTGCTGGAGACGGTTGAACGCCTGTCGCGCAAGTACGCCAACGTGAAGATCGTCAACACGATGCTGAAGTTCAAGTACAACTCGCTGGTTGCCCGCTTTTGCAGTTACAAGCAGTACTGGAGCAGGATCGTCCGCCTCATGGAAGAGGGAAAGTATTCCCGCGACCGCTTCAGAATGACCATGCACCAGCGTCCGGATGCTCCCGGGGACAGCGGCCTGGCGGCGCCGGTTGTCGACCCCGAGGAAGAGCTTTTTCGCAATTTTGTCGAAGCCCGCAAGTCTTGCAGTCTCCCGGCCGACGCCATAACCAGGGAGATGGTCAAGTCGGCCATCGACAAGCAGAGACCGGCGATCATCGCCAAGTATGGTAGTGATGCGGTGGAATTTCGCGTCGTCATCGAGGATGGTGTGCCCAAAATCAGGGCGCGACGGCGGAAGGGCTGA
- a CDS encoding radical SAM protein, with amino-acid sequence MLQSLKNYSTEKIVSLLLSLATNASTENLARMTYLMELIPKKDYYKERIRWIRQLIRENHPSIAFPRRILKELHPNQRDKWITNLAVNHLLSGTNKRKAWQEREGYYPPSTVVISPTMKCNLSCYGCYAGDYGKSLELSLDEIDSVLRQIKEMGIYFAVISGGEPFFKKDIFEIFRKHSDMAFLVFTHGGLIDERLVEQLIEVGNVMPAFSLEGYEKETDERRGPGHFKKVMRAMDLLRENGLSFCGSFTQTSKNTEIITSDEYIDMLVAKGVFALWLFTYVPVGREPDLQLMATPEQRDLLRRRTIDFRAGKPMLFVDFWNDGPIISGCIAGGRKYFHINANGDIEPCVFCHFAVDNIRRTTLREALNSPLFRTIRDVQGRHDNLLRPCMLIDHPDVGRELFRSEGAYATHEGADAIFGPLGAEMDDYARRYSELAEPAWEREFAPRQQQKREGNAK; translated from the coding sequence ATGCTGCAGAGCCTGAAAAACTATTCCACCGAAAAGATCGTCTCGCTGTTGTTGTCGCTGGCGACCAACGCCTCCACCGAGAACCTGGCGCGGATGACCTACCTGATGGAGCTGATCCCGAAGAAGGACTACTACAAGGAACGGATTCGCTGGATTCGCCAGCTGATCCGGGAAAATCACCCCTCGATCGCCTTTCCCCGCCGGATTCTCAAGGAACTCCACCCGAACCAGCGCGACAAGTGGATCACCAACCTGGCGGTGAACCACCTGCTCTCCGGCACCAACAAGCGGAAAGCCTGGCAGGAGCGCGAGGGATATTATCCGCCGTCGACGGTAGTGATCAGCCCGACCATGAAGTGCAACCTCTCCTGCTATGGCTGCTATGCCGGCGACTACGGCAAATCGCTGGAGCTCTCTCTCGACGAGATCGACTCGGTCCTCCGGCAGATCAAGGAGATGGGAATCTACTTCGCCGTCATCTCCGGCGGCGAACCGTTCTTCAAGAAAGACATCTTCGAGATTTTCCGCAAGCATTCGGACATGGCGTTCCTGGTCTTCACCCACGGCGGGCTGATCGACGAGCGGCTGGTGGAGCAGCTGATCGAGGTCGGGAACGTCATGCCGGCGTTTTCCTTGGAGGGATACGAGAAGGAGACCGACGAGCGCCGCGGGCCCGGCCATTTCAAAAAGGTGATGCGGGCAATGGACCTCCTCCGGGAGAACGGCCTGTCGTTCTGCGGCTCGTTCACCCAGACCAGCAAGAACACGGAGATCATCACCAGCGACGAGTACATCGACATGCTAGTGGCCAAGGGGGTATTCGCCCTCTGGCTCTTCACCTACGTGCCGGTCGGCCGCGAGCCGGACCTGCAGTTGATGGCCACCCCCGAACAGCGCGACCTGCTGCGGCGGCGGACCATCGACTTCCGGGCCGGCAAGCCGATGCTCTTCGTCGACTTCTGGAATGACGGCCCGATCATCAGCGGCTGCATCGCCGGCGGCCGGAAATATTTCCACATCAATGCCAATGGCGACATCGAACCGTGCGTCTTCTGCCACTTCGCTGTCGACAACATTCGCCGCACCACGCTGCGGGAAGCCCTCAATTCGCCGCTCTTCCGCACCATTCGCGACGTCCAGGGCCGCCATGACAACCTGCTCCGGCCCTGCATGCTGATCGACCATCCGGATGTCGGCCGGGAGCTGTTCCGCAGCGAAGGGGCTTACGCCACCCACGAGGGAGCGGATGCCATTTTCGGTCCGCTCGGCGCGGAGATGGACGATTACGCACGCCGCTACAGCGAGCTGGCCGAGCCGGCCTGGGAGCGGGAATTCGCCCCCCGACAACAGCAGAAACGGGAAGGGAACGCCAAGTGA
- a CDS encoding B12-binding domain-containing radical SAM protein, whose amino-acid sequence MKLLFVSPGWPKGRLWGELGFKFPALSLAALAAVTPPSWELALCDENLAPLDFDTDADLVAITAMTPQAPRAYEIAAGFRARGRKVVMGGFHASNLPDEALGHVDAVVIGEGELAWPRLLADFAAGTLQRRYHAEGLLPMETIPVARRELFAGKGYLLTNTLQTTRGCPFDCKFCSVTAFYGRKYRERPVEAVLAELQQLRPVNSFAFFVDDNLVANRRYALQLFAGMKGMGFKWLSHAPIDFARDEELLRAAGAAGCVGMFVGFESLDQETLAAMGKVTNQARDYLDDARRFRDNGIGILGSFVLGYDGDTPASFERTLRFCEEARLEAAIFPILTPYPGTAIRRRLEAEGRITSNDWRDYDMGHVTFRPRGMSAAELQEGHDWLNRSFYSFRSMYRRIWKLHRSVQVFGPMNLGFRSAIKKSARKKSCSA is encoded by the coding sequence ATGAAATTGCTGTTCGTCTCGCCGGGCTGGCCCAAGGGGCGGCTGTGGGGAGAGTTGGGTTTCAAGTTCCCCGCCCTCTCCCTGGCAGCACTGGCGGCGGTCACTCCTCCTTCCTGGGAGCTGGCTCTCTGTGACGAAAACCTGGCGCCGCTCGACTTCGACACCGACGCCGACCTGGTGGCGATTACCGCCATGACCCCCCAGGCGCCGCGCGCCTACGAAATCGCCGCCGGCTTTCGCGCCCGCGGCCGGAAGGTGGTCATGGGCGGCTTCCATGCCAGTAACCTCCCCGACGAGGCCCTCGGCCATGTGGATGCCGTCGTGATCGGCGAGGGCGAACTGGCCTGGCCCCGGCTGCTCGCCGACTTCGCCGCCGGCACCTTGCAGCGGCGCTATCATGCCGAGGGACTGCTGCCGATGGAGACGATCCCCGTGGCCCGACGCGAGCTGTTTGCCGGCAAGGGATACCTGCTGACCAACACCCTGCAGACCACCCGGGGCTGCCCCTTCGACTGCAAATTTTGCTCCGTGACCGCCTTTTATGGCCGGAAATACCGGGAGCGGCCGGTGGAAGCGGTCCTCGCCGAACTGCAACAGCTTCGCCCGGTCAACTCCTTCGCCTTCTTCGTCGACGACAACCTGGTGGCCAACCGCCGTTACGCCCTCCAGCTCTTTGCCGGGATGAAGGGAATGGGCTTCAAGTGGCTCTCCCACGCGCCGATCGACTTCGCCCGCGACGAAGAACTGCTGCGGGCCGCCGGGGCCGCCGGCTGCGTCGGGATGTTCGTCGGCTTCGAATCTCTCGACCAGGAAACCCTGGCAGCGATGGGGAAGGTAACCAACCAGGCCCGTGACTACCTGGACGACGCCCGCCGTTTCCGCGACAACGGTATCGGCATCCTCGGCTCCTTTGTCCTCGGTTACGACGGCGATACGCCGGCATCCTTCGAACGAACCCTTCGTTTCTGCGAAGAAGCGCGCCTGGAAGCGGCGATCTTTCCGATCCTCACCCCCTATCCCGGCACCGCCATCCGGCGCCGGCTGGAAGCTGAGGGGCGGATCACCTCCAACGACTGGCGTGACTATGACATGGGGCACGTCACCTTCCGCCCCCGGGGGATGTCGGCTGCCGAGCTCCAGGAAGGGCACGACTGGCTCAACCGGTCGTTCTATTCCTTCCGCTCGATGTATCGCCGTATCTGGAAACTGCACCGTTCGGTTCAGGTCTTCGGCCCGATGAACCTCGGCTTCCGCAGCGCCATCAAAAAATCCGCCCGAAAGAAGAGCTGTTCCGCATGA
- the glmU gene encoding bifunctional UDP-N-acetylglucosamine diphosphorylase/glucosamine-1-phosphate N-acetyltransferase GlmU: MENLAAIILAAGKGTRMKSELVKVMHPLAGMPMIRWPIDAAREAGVTKFAVVIGHQGETLRTALNDPDIMFAVQEEQLGTGHAVACATPCLADFKGPILILCGDVPLIRPDTLRALEEAHRDSGAIVTVLTARVTDPFGYGRVIKGANGRVLRIVEEKDASPEERDCREINAGIYCVAAEFLFEAVANLSNDNAQGEYYLTDIITRANARGLHCAAFTINDPREIMGVNDRLQLAAAAGIARERINCQLMLDGVTLIDPATTYIEHGVIIGPDTTIYPGVHIGSGSRLGSGCTVEAGAVIKGSTLGNACFIEPQAVIRTCRFGNGVVIKAGSVMEDSVLHDGVVVGPMAHLRPGTELLDHVKIGNFVETKKIVMGKGSKASHLTYLGDATIGSNVNVGCGTITCNYDGRQKHRTVIEDDVFVGSDVQFVAPVTIGRNSLIAAGTTVTKDVPPDSLAIARTPQVNKDGWKLKKKDD, encoded by the coding sequence ATGGAAAATCTGGCGGCAATTATCCTGGCAGCCGGCAAGGGGACCAGGATGAAGTCCGAGCTGGTCAAGGTGATGCACCCCCTCGCCGGGATGCCGATGATCCGTTGGCCGATTGATGCTGCCCGGGAAGCTGGGGTAACGAAGTTTGCCGTGGTCATCGGTCACCAGGGAGAAACGCTCAGGACCGCGCTTAACGATCCGGACATCATGTTTGCCGTCCAGGAAGAGCAGCTGGGCACCGGCCATGCGGTGGCCTGCGCCACCCCCTGCCTGGCCGACTTCAAGGGGCCGATCCTGATCCTCTGCGGCGATGTGCCGCTCATCCGCCCCGACACCCTCCGGGCACTGGAGGAGGCGCACCGCGATTCCGGCGCCATCGTGACAGTGCTGACTGCCCGGGTTACCGATCCTTTCGGCTACGGCCGGGTAATCAAAGGAGCCAACGGCCGGGTACTCCGGATTGTCGAAGAAAAGGATGCCTCTCCGGAAGAGCGGGACTGCCGGGAGATCAATGCGGGGATTTACTGCGTAGCTGCCGAGTTCCTGTTCGAGGCCGTTGCAAATCTTTCCAATGACAATGCCCAGGGAGAATACTACCTGACCGACATCATCACCAGGGCCAACGCCCGTGGGCTCCACTGCGCCGCCTTTACCATTAACGACCCGCGCGAAATCATGGGCGTGAACGATCGGCTGCAACTGGCAGCAGCGGCCGGAATCGCCCGGGAACGCATCAACTGTCAGCTGATGCTTGATGGCGTTACCTTGATTGATCCGGCAACGACCTATATCGAACACGGGGTGATCATCGGACCGGATACAACGATTTACCCGGGCGTTCATATCGGTAGCGGCAGCCGGCTCGGTTCCGGATGCACCGTCGAAGCCGGCGCGGTCATCAAGGGAAGCACGCTCGGCAATGCGTGTTTCATCGAACCGCAGGCAGTCATCCGTACTTGCCGGTTCGGCAACGGAGTGGTGATCAAGGCGGGGAGCGTCATGGAAGACTCGGTACTCCACGACGGCGTCGTCGTCGGCCCCATGGCCCATCTGCGTCCAGGGACGGAGCTGCTTGATCATGTCAAGATCGGCAACTTTGTGGAAACCAAGAAAATCGTCATGGGGAAAGGCTCGAAGGCATCCCACCTCACCTATCTCGGAGACGCCACCATAGGCAGCAACGTTAACGTTGGCTGCGGCACCATTACCTGCAACTACGATGGCCGGCAGAAGCACCGGACCGTCATCGAAGACGACGTCTTCGTCGGCAGCGACGTCCAGTTCGTCGCCCCGGTGACGATCGGCAGGAACTCGCTGATTGCCGCCGGCACAACGGTGACGAAGGACGTACCGCCCGATTCGCTGGCGATCGCCCGTACCCCGCAGGTAAACAAAGATGGCTGGAAACTCAAGAAAAAGGACGATTGA
- a CDS encoding glycosyltransferase family 2 protein, giving the protein MRFCIVIPAYNAAATLPGVIREALASGMPLLVINDGSTDGTAAAIAAFPVQRLDHDRNRGKGAALKTGFTWALAQGFNGVVTLDADGQHDPTAIRRLAETAWTRGTDILIASRFGQFEEMAGLRSWWNRFGVWCMRKRTGFSVTDSQSGFRWYSAKMLGAVQLAADGYNLEMEILMKAWRGGFTIDSLPVAARVADGRATSHFRPVRDTWNICMTFLRYM; this is encoded by the coding sequence GTGCGATTTTGCATAGTCATCCCCGCCTATAATGCGGCAGCGACCCTGCCAGGGGTCATCCGCGAGGCGCTGGCCAGCGGTATGCCGCTTTTGGTGATCAACGACGGCTCGACCGATGGCACTGCTGCGGCCATCGCCGCATTCCCGGTCCAGCGACTCGACCACGACCGGAACCGGGGCAAGGGCGCTGCACTGAAAACAGGCTTTACCTGGGCGCTTGCCCAAGGATTCAACGGCGTGGTCACCCTCGACGCCGACGGCCAGCACGACCCGACCGCGATCCGCCGCCTGGCGGAAACGGCCTGGACAAGGGGGACCGACATCCTGATCGCCTCCCGCTTCGGGCAGTTCGAGGAGATGGCCGGGCTGCGCTCCTGGTGGAACCGGTTCGGTGTCTGGTGCATGCGCAAGCGGACCGGCTTCAGCGTTACCGACAGCCAGTCCGGCTTTCGCTGGTACTCGGCGAAGATGCTCGGGGCCGTCCAGTTGGCCGCCGACGGCTACAATCTCGAGATGGAGATCCTGATGAAAGCCTGGCGAGGCGGTTTCACCATCGACTCGCTGCCGGTTGCCGCCCGGGTGGCCGACGGTCGGGCGACCAGCCATTTCCGGCCGGTTCGCGATACCTGGAACATCTGTATGACGTTCCTCCGCTACATGTAA
- a CDS encoding polysaccharide deacetylase family protein, with protein sequence MPALNALTIDVEDWYHVCGGPELPALAPADRRVLPNVERLLALLAEYGVKATFFILGSVAAEQPTLAPLIAAAGHEIASHGWSHRLVTGLTPAEFREEVRKTGELLERQTGRRPTGFRAPQWSLSRETTPWAFAILREEGYHYDSSLNPLPLIGDRRGARVPFPVTTEHGTIAELPPLVTPAGLINLPTGGGWGLRFFPEALLTATIRRLNRRGTPAVLYLHPRELDPAGPRLKLGPLRSFAAYGPRSGAETRLRSLLQRFCFTSLRELVEQCDFA encoded by the coding sequence TTGCCGGCATTGAATGCGCTGACTATCGACGTCGAGGACTGGTACCACGTCTGCGGCGGTCCCGAGCTACCGGCACTCGCCCCTGCTGACCGGCGGGTTCTGCCGAATGTCGAGCGGCTCCTGGCGCTTCTCGCCGAATATGGCGTAAAAGCAACCTTTTTCATCCTCGGCTCGGTGGCGGCAGAACAGCCGACGCTGGCGCCGCTGATCGCTGCCGCCGGCCACGAGATCGCTTCTCATGGCTGGTCTCACCGACTGGTCACCGGTCTGACTCCGGCGGAATTTCGCGAAGAAGTCCGCAAAACCGGTGAATTGCTAGAACGGCAGACCGGACGGCGACCCACCGGCTTTCGCGCTCCCCAGTGGTCGCTCTCCCGGGAAACAACGCCCTGGGCCTTTGCCATTCTGCGCGAAGAGGGATATCATTACGATTCAAGCCTGAACCCGTTGCCGCTGATCGGCGACCGGCGGGGAGCGCGCGTTCCCTTTCCGGTCACCACCGAACACGGCACCATTGCGGAACTGCCACCGCTCGTCACCCCGGCCGGGTTAATCAACCTGCCGACCGGCGGCGGCTGGGGACTGCGCTTTTTCCCCGAAGCGCTGCTGACTGCCACGATCCGCCGGCTCAACCGGCGAGGGACACCGGCGGTACTGTATTTGCATCCGCGGGAACTTGATCCGGCGGGACCACGACTCAAACTCGGGCCACTCCGGTCATTCGCCGCCTACGGACCGCGCAGCGGCGCGGAAACACGGCTGCGGTCCCTGCTACAGCGGTTTTGCTTCACTTCATTGAGAGAATTGGTCGAGCAGTGCGATTTTGCATAG
- a CDS encoding ACP S-malonyltransferase, protein MNCYLFPGQPLAPPATLPDDDDFRAIAELAKERASFDLERFSWLGAEGTDNVKLQIYGAAMSLYRARRLRAEGVTAQLVAEHSMGIYPALAAAGVLPEGESLELVARAGQLMIRFGRERRYALGCIVGLTLEPLLAIAENNGVYLANHNTSRHFLLSGERGNMEEACAEALARSAFSVKLFACDAPLHSPLMEELADDFRALFADYRYREPVLPLLNHIDQDYLAAADIADFMTRELSLPVYWERSWLALRAAGASRFFEVGVGDSLKKYNRWIDSETGR, encoded by the coding sequence ATGAACTGTTACCTGTTTCCCGGCCAACCCCTTGCGCCACCCGCCACGCTCCCCGACGACGACGATTTCCGTGCCATCGCCGAGCTGGCAAAGGAGCGGGCCTCCTTCGACCTGGAGCGGTTTTCCTGGCTCGGCGCCGAAGGAACCGACAATGTCAAGCTGCAGATCTACGGCGCCGCGATGAGCCTTTATCGGGCCCGGCGCCTCCGCGCCGAAGGGGTCACCGCCCAGCTGGTTGCCGAACACAGCATGGGGATCTATCCCGCCCTGGCCGCCGCCGGGGTGCTTCCCGAAGGGGAAAGCCTGGAACTGGTGGCCCGGGCCGGCCAGTTGATGATCCGCTTCGGCCGGGAACGGCGCTACGCCCTCGGCTGCATCGTCGGCCTCACCCTCGAGCCACTCTTGGCGATCGCCGAGAATAACGGCGTCTATCTCGCCAACCACAACACATCCCGGCACTTCCTCCTCTCGGGCGAACGGGGCAATATGGAGGAGGCCTGCGCCGAAGCGCTGGCCCGAAGCGCCTTCTCGGTGAAGCTGTTCGCATGCGACGCCCCCCTCCACTCACCGCTGATGGAAGAACTGGCCGATGATTTCCGGGCGCTGTTCGCCGATTACCGCTACCGCGAGCCCGTTCTTCCGCTGTTGAACCATATCGATCAGGATTACCTGGCCGCCGCCGACATTGCTGACTTCATGACCCGCGAACTGTCGCTGCCGGTCTACTGGGAGCGGAGCTGGCTCGCCCTGCGCGCCGCCGGGGCCAGCCGCTTTTTCGAGGTCGGCGTCGGCGACTCCCTGAAGAAGTACAACCGCTGGATCGACAGTGAGACCGGCCGATGA
- the glmS gene encoding glutamine--fructose-6-phosphate transaminase (isomerizing) — translation MCGIVGYVGSQEATPIILDGLRRLEYRGYDSAGVCTIAAGRAAVRRSEGKLINLERLVTEAPLTGTIGIGHTRWATHGKPSETNAHPHQAGSIIVVHNGIIENYLELKARLKADGREFKSETDTEVISHLIDEKYAATGTFVEAVRLALQELRGAYAVCILCEQEPNVLVAAKQGSPMVVGLGAGEFFVASDIPAILSHTREMVFLEDGEMVVFREGTPSFSRVTGEPLEKTSRHIDWSPLMAEKGGYKHFMLKEIFEQPRAIRDTIAGRLREEEGDVYLEDLRLSDCELREFDRICIVACGTSWHAALVGKFLLEEHCRIPVEVDIASEFRYRNPVVNDRTLMVLISQSGETADTLAAMREGKSRGARNVAICNVVDSSIAREATGVVYTHAGPEIGVASTKAFVTQLVALYLLTIRLGRAIGTIDAERGQAMITELVKVPALLEKTLEINDAVEKTARRYMNARDFLYLGRGINYPIALEGALKLKEISYIHAEGYPAGEMKHGPIALIDENMPVVVLVPRNSTYEKVLSNMEEVVARGGRVIAICSAGDREVADKAEETLAIPADGGELTSILLSVPLQLLAYHVAVLKGTDVDQPRNLAKSVTVE, via the coding sequence ATGTGCGGAATTGTAGGTTATGTTGGCAGCCAGGAAGCGACGCCGATCATCCTCGACGGGCTGAGACGGCTTGAATATCGCGGGTACGACTCGGCAGGCGTCTGCACCATTGCTGCCGGCCGGGCGGCGGTACGGCGCAGCGAAGGTAAACTCATCAATCTGGAACGCCTGGTAACCGAAGCCCCGCTCACCGGCACGATCGGCATCGGCCATACCCGTTGGGCCACCCATGGGAAGCCGTCCGAAACCAATGCCCATCCGCATCAGGCCGGCTCGATCATCGTGGTACACAATGGCATCATCGAGAACTACCTGGAGCTGAAGGCGCGGCTCAAGGCCGACGGCCGGGAGTTTAAAAGCGAAACAGATACCGAGGTGATTTCCCACCTGATCGACGAGAAGTACGCCGCTACCGGCACGTTTGTCGAGGCGGTACGGCTGGCCCTCCAGGAGTTGCGCGGCGCCTACGCGGTCTGCATCCTCTGCGAACAGGAACCGAACGTCCTCGTCGCAGCCAAGCAGGGTTCGCCGATGGTCGTCGGGCTCGGCGCCGGCGAGTTCTTTGTCGCTTCCGACATTCCGGCAATCCTCTCCCATACCCGGGAGATGGTCTTCCTCGAAGACGGCGAGATGGTCGTTTTCCGGGAGGGGACTCCTTCCTTCAGCCGGGTCACCGGCGAGCCCCTGGAAAAAACGAGCCGGCACATCGATTGGTCGCCGCTGATGGCAGAAAAAGGCGGCTACAAGCATTTCATGCTCAAGGAGATTTTCGAGCAGCCCCGCGCTATCCGCGACACCATCGCCGGCCGCCTCCGGGAAGAAGAGGGGGACGTCTATCTGGAAGACTTGCGGTTGAGCGATTGCGAATTACGGGAGTTCGACCGCATCTGCATTGTCGCCTGCGGCACCTCCTGGCACGCAGCGCTGGTCGGCAAGTTCTTGCTCGAAGAGCACTGCCGTATCCCGGTGGAAGTCGACATCGCCTCGGAATTCCGCTACCGCAATCCGGTGGTAAACGACCGGACCCTGATGGTGCTCATCTCCCAATCGGGCGAAACCGCCGATACGCTGGCCGCCATGCGCGAGGGGAAATCGCGCGGGGCACGGAACGTCGCCATCTGCAACGTTGTCGACTCCTCCATTGCCCGCGAAGCGACCGGGGTCGTCTATACCCACGCCGGCCCCGAGATCGGGGTTGCCTCCACCAAGGCTTTCGTCACCCAACTGGTCGCCCTTTACCTCCTGACCATCCGGCTCGGCCGGGCCATCGGCACCATTGACGCCGAGCGCGGCCAGGCGATGATCACCGAGCTGGTCAAGGTGCCGGCGTTGCTGGAAAAGACCCTGGAAATCAACGACGCGGTGGAGAAGACCGCCCGCCGCTACATGAACGCCCGGGATTTCCTCTACCTGGGTCGCGGTATCAACTACCCCATCGCCCTGGAAGGAGCGCTCAAGCTCAAGGAGATTTCCTACATTCATGCCGAGGGGTATCCGGCGGGCGAAATGAAGCACGGCCCGATCGCCCTGATTGACGAAAACATGCCGGTAGTCGTCCTGGTCCCCCGGAACAGCACCTACGAAAAAGTCCTCTCCAACATGGAAGAGGTCGTGGCGCGCGGCGGCCGGGTCATCGCCATCTGTTCCGCCGGCGATCGGGAGGTTGCCGACAAGGCGGAGGAAACGCTCGCCATCCCCGCTGACGGCGGCGAACTGACGTCGATCCTCCTCTCCGTCCCCTTGCAACTCCTTGCCTATCATGTGGCGGTGCTGAAAGGGACCGACGTCGACCAGCCGCGCAACCTGGCAAAATCGGTGACGGTCGAATAG
- a CDS encoding lysophospholipid acyltransferase family protein: MALYNRVSLFFINALTLLVPRPLLPPFALFWGGLFFLILPGTRRALRANLRVVTGRDRVDRLVFATFYKFSRNWCDVMLMMRRRGKRLFALIGRQQGHGILDRVLAEGRGAIIISPHLGNWELGGLGLADRGYPVNVMTFREPDERVNALREQVRKERGIGFIYVDRDETSPLAVIEAVNALRRNEVVALLGDRDGSSHTMELDFFGRPAAIPVGAAYLALATGAPVLPVFVPLEQGRYATIMEEPVYFTGNHGQHRQAIRTGMERILRLFEKYIRDYPDQWYNFFAYWNDSTTQKRNNA; encoded by the coding sequence ATGGCCCTTTATAACCGTGTCAGCCTGTTCTTTATCAACGCGTTAACCCTGCTGGTTCCCCGCCCCCTCCTCCCCCCCTTCGCCCTGTTCTGGGGAGGGCTGTTTTTCCTGATTCTGCCGGGAACGCGGCGGGCGCTCCGGGCAAACCTCCGGGTGGTGACCGGCCGGGACCGGGTGGATCGGCTCGTTTTTGCCACCTTTTACAAATTTTCGCGTAACTGGTGTGACGTCATGCTGATGATGCGCCGGCGGGGGAAGCGGCTCTTCGCCCTGATCGGCAGGCAGCAGGGACACGGAATCCTCGACCGGGTGCTGGCCGAGGGGCGCGGTGCGATCATCATCTCGCCCCACCTCGGGAACTGGGAACTGGGGGGGCTGGGCCTCGCCGACCGCGGCTATCCGGTCAACGTGATGACCTTCCGCGAGCCCGACGAACGGGTAAACGCCCTCCGCGAGCAGGTCCGAAAAGAGCGGGGCATCGGCTTCATCTACGTGGACCGCGACGAGACCTCGCCACTGGCCGTCATCGAAGCGGTCAACGCCCTTCGCCGCAACGAGGTGGTCGCCCTGCTCGGCGACCGGGATGGCTCGTCCCACACCATGGAGCTCGACTTTTTCGGCCGCCCGGCCGCCATTCCGGTGGGAGCGGCCTACCTTGCCCTGGCCACCGGAGCGCCGGTCCTGCCGGTGTTCGTCCCCCTGGAGCAGGGCCGGTACGCCACAATCATGGAAGAACCGGTCTACTTCACCGGCAACCACGGGCAGCACCGGCAGGCAATCCGCACCGGGATGGAACGGATTCTCCGCCTCTTCGAAAAATACATCCGGGATTATCCCGACCAGTGGTACAATTTTTTCGCGTACTGGAACGACTCTACAACGCAGAAAAGGAATAATGCATGA